A portion of the Halobacillus ihumii genome contains these proteins:
- a CDS encoding MinD/ParA family protein — protein MADQAEQLRARLLHKMKPSSACTIAIASGKGGVGKTNFTVNFALKLIEEGKKVLIFDLDIGMGNVDILLGVTPRYSVVDLLQREVSLEKIIEFGPNNLAYIAGGSGLSTLFQMNESGFHYFQQTFEHLACEYDLILFDMGAGATEDSLKFISSADEAVIVTTPEPTSITDGYAMIKHLTKRNDALPIHVLINRTLSEQSGLETFIRLESTVKKFIGKELIHLGAIPDDRSVIRAVINQLPFVLDEPRSKASKAVGKITEQYLTAKGYQHERKTESFLSKLKRLVVK, from the coding sequence ATGGCTGATCAAGCGGAGCAGCTTCGTGCACGTCTTCTTCATAAAATGAAACCATCCAGTGCTTGTACTATTGCCATCGCTAGTGGAAAGGGCGGAGTAGGAAAAACTAATTTCACGGTGAATTTCGCTTTAAAACTAATAGAAGAAGGAAAAAAAGTATTAATTTTTGATCTGGATATCGGCATGGGAAATGTAGACATTTTACTTGGCGTGACACCAAGGTACTCGGTTGTAGATTTGCTTCAGCGAGAGGTCTCCTTGGAGAAAATTATCGAGTTCGGCCCGAATAATCTTGCTTATATTGCTGGGGGCTCAGGGCTATCAACCCTTTTTCAAATGAATGAAAGTGGTTTTCATTATTTTCAGCAAACATTCGAACATCTTGCTTGTGAGTATGACCTTATTTTGTTTGATATGGGGGCTGGAGCTACAGAAGATAGTTTGAAATTTATTAGTTCAGCTGATGAGGCAGTGATTGTCACCACACCCGAACCAACCTCGATTACAGATGGGTATGCAATGATCAAACATCTGACCAAACGAAACGATGCTTTACCTATTCACGTGCTGATTAATCGAACCTTAAGTGAACAGTCAGGCCTGGAGACATTTATAAGACTTGAATCAACGGTTAAGAAATTTATCGGTAAGGAATTGATACACTTAGGAGCAATTCCTGACGATCGTTCTGTAATAAGAGCTGTCATTAATCAACTTCCTTTTGTTCTTGATGAACCAAGGAGTAAGGCTAGTAAGGCTGTAGGAAAGATCACTGAACAATATTTGACAGCTAAAGGTTACCAACACGAGAGGAAGACAGAATCCTTCCTTTCTAAACTTAAGCGTCTCGTTGTGAAATAG
- the fliQ gene encoding flagellar biosynthesis protein FliQ codes for MNSEMVISFAKEGIYTVLLVSGPLLILALAIGLLVSIFQATTQIQEQTLAFIPKIVAVLIGLIFFGPWMLTHMVRFTASIFENLNMLVG; via the coding sequence ATGAATAGTGAAATGGTGATTTCTTTTGCTAAAGAAGGAATTTACACAGTATTGCTCGTGTCAGGACCCTTGTTAATATTGGCTTTGGCGATCGGACTCCTTGTTAGTATTTTTCAAGCGACAACCCAAATTCAAGAACAAACACTCGCGTTTATTCCTAAAATCGTAGCTGTGCTTATCGGTTTAATCTTTTTCGGACCGTGGATGCTGACCCATATGGTGCGGTTTACTGCCAGTATATTTGAAAACTTGAACATGCTGGTTGGGTAG
- the fliP gene encoding flagellar type III secretion system pore protein FliP (The bacterial flagellar biogenesis protein FliP forms a type III secretion system (T3SS)-type pore required for flagellar assembly.), protein MNEFINIFSGSDPENIATSVKLLLLLTVLSLAPGILILMTSFTRILIVLSFVRTSLATQSMPPNQVLVGIALFLTFFIMAPTFQEVNEQALTPLFNEEISLNEAYEEASIPMKEFMAKHTRQKDLALFMEYSGMERPESIQEIPLTTLVPAFAISELKTAFQMGFMIFIPFLVIDMAVASVLMSMGMMMLPPVMISLPFKILLFVLVDGWYLISKSLLEGF, encoded by the coding sequence ATGAATGAATTTATTAATATATTTTCAGGTTCAGATCCAGAGAACATTGCTACATCGGTGAAGCTCCTATTGCTTTTAACTGTCCTCTCCCTTGCACCAGGGATCTTAATATTAATGACGAGCTTTACTAGAATTCTAATTGTCCTGTCGTTTGTTAGAACATCACTGGCTACCCAGTCGATGCCCCCAAATCAGGTGCTCGTAGGGATCGCACTCTTTTTAACATTTTTTATTATGGCCCCTACTTTTCAGGAGGTCAATGAACAAGCACTTACCCCATTATTTAATGAAGAAATTTCATTAAATGAAGCGTATGAGGAAGCAAGTATCCCGATGAAAGAATTTATGGCGAAGCACACGAGACAGAAGGATTTAGCACTGTTTATGGAATATTCGGGAATGGAGCGGCCGGAATCCATACAGGAAATACCATTAACTACACTAGTTCCTGCATTTGCGATCAGCGAACTGAAGACCGCTTTTCAAATGGGATTTATGATTTTTATTCCGTTCTTAGTGATTGATATGGCGGTAGCCAGCGTGCTGATGTCTATGGGAATGATGATGCTGCCACCTGTAATGATTTCATTACCTTTTAAGATTTTATTGTTTGTTCTTGTTGATGGGTGGTATTTAATCTCGAAATCATTACTGGAAGGATTTTAA
- the flhA gene encoding flagellar biosynthesis protein FlhA, translating to MSAKDLSVLLGVILIIIMLVIPLPGWLLSFLILINIALALIVILVSMNMDQALKFAVFPTLLLLLTLFRLALNVSTTRSILSEADAGAVVATFGTFVIGGNPLVGFVVFIILVIIQFLVITKGAERVSEVAARFTLDAMPGKQMSIDADLNAGLINEQQAKERRETIENESDFYGAMDGASKFVKGDAIAGIIIVLINIVFGLIIGMVQMGMPFGEAIDVYMRLTVGDGLVSQIPALLISTATGIVVTRVASEGNLGTDVTNQLLRYPKLLYIAGATILLLGLTPIPFFLTALIGSILIFGGYWLSRVSQEPEFVEDEQLDEAESDQMKSPENVVSLISMDPIEFEFGYALIPIADTNQGGDLLDRIVMIRRQLAIELGIVIPVVRIRDNIQLGPNEYRLKVKGNQVAQGELLLDHFLAMSPGGDDESIEGIDTLEPAFGLPAKWITEELKDEAELSGYTVVDPPSVVSTHITEVIKQNAHALLGRQETQQLITHLKESYPILVEEVTPDPLSIGDVQKVLAKLLRENVSVKNLPVIFETLADFGKMTNDSELLAEYARQALAAQITTQYRKGDNTIRVITVSGTVEKLIADHIQQTEHGSFLSLDPESQSTIVQSVGAQVEQVSLQEETAILLCSPAVRMYMKQLLDRFLPQVVVLSYNELDPNVEVQSVGVVNVA from the coding sequence ATGTCAGCAAAGGATCTATCCGTCTTATTAGGCGTTATCTTAATTATCATAATGCTCGTTATACCGTTGCCTGGGTGGCTTCTAAGTTTTTTAATCTTAATTAATATTGCGCTGGCTCTAATCGTGATCCTCGTTTCCATGAATATGGATCAAGCGTTGAAGTTTGCTGTTTTTCCAACGTTGCTTTTATTGTTAACTCTTTTCCGGCTGGCGTTGAATGTGTCGACAACGCGATCCATACTGTCTGAGGCGGATGCCGGTGCAGTGGTCGCTACGTTCGGAACTTTCGTAATCGGTGGTAACCCGTTGGTAGGTTTCGTTGTTTTCATAATTCTAGTCATTATTCAATTTCTAGTCATTACAAAAGGGGCGGAACGTGTCTCAGAAGTAGCCGCTCGTTTTACTTTAGATGCAATGCCTGGGAAGCAGATGAGTATTGATGCCGACTTGAATGCAGGGTTGATTAATGAACAGCAGGCGAAAGAGCGAAGAGAAACGATTGAAAATGAATCAGATTTTTACGGAGCCATGGATGGAGCTAGTAAATTCGTAAAAGGGGATGCCATCGCTGGTATTATCATTGTGCTGATTAATATTGTTTTCGGACTTATTATCGGAATGGTACAGATGGGAATGCCATTTGGAGAAGCGATTGATGTTTACATGCGTTTAACGGTAGGGGATGGCCTTGTGAGTCAAATTCCTGCCTTGCTGATCTCGACTGCAACAGGGATTGTAGTGACACGTGTCGCCTCTGAAGGCAATCTGGGAACAGATGTGACCAACCAATTGTTACGCTATCCAAAATTACTTTATATTGCCGGTGCAACGATTTTACTTCTTGGGTTAACCCCAATTCCCTTCTTTTTAACGGCATTGATCGGATCGATTTTAATTTTCGGTGGCTATTGGCTGTCTCGTGTGAGTCAGGAGCCTGAATTTGTGGAAGATGAACAGCTCGATGAAGCAGAAAGTGATCAAATGAAATCACCTGAGAATGTCGTGAGTTTGATTAGTATGGATCCAATTGAATTTGAGTTTGGGTATGCTCTGATCCCCATTGCCGATACCAATCAAGGCGGGGACTTGCTTGATCGAATTGTCATGATTCGCAGACAGCTTGCCATTGAACTGGGTATTGTCATTCCTGTCGTTAGAATTCGTGATAATATACAGCTCGGCCCCAACGAATACCGCTTAAAGGTAAAAGGAAACCAAGTCGCTCAAGGAGAATTGCTGCTCGATCACTTTTTAGCAATGAGTCCTGGCGGTGACGATGAATCGATTGAAGGCATTGACACACTGGAACCTGCTTTTGGCTTACCGGCAAAATGGATTACAGAAGAACTTAAGGATGAAGCTGAGTTGTCTGGCTATACAGTAGTAGATCCGCCTTCGGTTGTGTCTACACATATTACAGAAGTGATTAAGCAAAATGCCCATGCATTACTTGGACGCCAGGAGACTCAACAGCTCATTACCCATTTGAAAGAGTCGTATCCGATTCTGGTGGAGGAAGTGACGCCAGATCCATTATCAATCGGTGATGTGCAAAAAGTATTGGCTAAGCTTTTACGAGAAAATGTCTCCGTTAAAAATTTGCCAGTCATTTTTGAAACGCTTGCTGATTTTGGAAAAATGACAAATGATAGTGAATTGCTCGCCGAATACGCGAGGCAAGCTTTAGCAGCGCAAATTACAACCCAGTACCGTAAAGGAGATAACACTATTCGTGTGATAACAGTGTCGGGAACCGTTGAGAAGCTAATTGCAGATCATATCCAGCAAACAGAACACGGCAGCTTTTTATCGTTAGATCCTGAATCGCAGTCCACGATCGTGCAGTCCGTAGGTGCACAGGTCGAACAAGTTTCGCTTCAAGAAGAAACAGCTATTTTACTTTGCTCACCGGCTGTCAGAATGTATATGAAACAACTGCTCGATCGGTTTCTGCCGCAAGTTGTTGTTCTGTCTTATAACGAACTCGATCCCAATGTGGAAGTCCAAAGTGTGGGAGTGGTGAATGTCGCATGA
- the flhB gene encoding flagellar biosynthesis protein FlhB, which yields MSWLKLDLQYFAADEKTEEATPKKREDTRKKGQVPKSQDVNTGFLLILVFGGLYLFGGQMKEAMTTMLRKSFNEYIHWTVSEDQVFTMFLEVTIEITKILAPIMGIAMVAGIVSNLIQVGVMFTGEPLKFDLKKLDPIQGAKKIFSARALVELVKSLLKITMISVITFAIIWINKGPLMMASQKSVEAALAFFGRITILMGLASGLALLCLSVLDYIYQRYDHEKNIRMSKKDVKDEHKNMEGDPLIKSKIKEKQRQMSASRMMSEVPAADVVITNPTHYAIAIKYDEDKSDAPIVVAKGVDFIAQKIKEVAKANDIVMVENRPLARALYQQSEIDQPIDEQFYKAVAEVLAYVYRLEKKV from the coding sequence GTGAGCTGGCTTAAACTTGACTTGCAATACTTTGCTGCTGATGAAAAAACGGAAGAAGCCACACCGAAGAAGCGGGAAGATACGCGGAAGAAGGGGCAAGTACCGAAGAGTCAGGATGTGAACACAGGGTTTCTGTTAATTCTGGTATTCGGAGGTCTCTATTTGTTCGGTGGACAAATGAAAGAAGCTATGACGACCATGCTTCGCAAATCATTCAATGAATATATTCATTGGACAGTCTCAGAGGACCAGGTTTTTACAATGTTTCTTGAGGTGACAATCGAAATAACGAAAATATTGGCACCGATTATGGGAATCGCCATGGTTGCAGGAATTGTCTCAAATCTCATCCAGGTAGGGGTCATGTTTACAGGAGAACCATTGAAGTTCGACTTAAAGAAACTGGATCCTATTCAGGGAGCTAAGAAAATTTTTTCAGCGAGAGCCCTCGTAGAGTTAGTAAAATCCTTGCTGAAAATAACGATGATTAGTGTCATCACGTTCGCCATCATCTGGATCAATAAAGGGCCGTTAATGATGGCATCGCAGAAGTCTGTGGAGGCTGCTCTTGCCTTTTTCGGGAGAATCACGATCCTGATGGGACTTGCTTCAGGGCTAGCCCTTCTTTGTTTGTCCGTCCTCGATTACATCTATCAGCGCTATGACCATGAGAAAAATATTCGCATGTCGAAAAAGGATGTGAAGGATGAGCATAAAAATATGGAAGGGGACCCTTTAATTAAGTCAAAAATTAAAGAAAAACAAAGACAGATGTCAGCTTCCCGAATGATGAGTGAAGTACCGGCTGCAGATGTAGTCATTACCAATCCGACCCACTATGCAATTGCTATCAAGTACGATGAGGATAAATCAGATGCTCCCATTGTTGTTGCTAAGGGTGTCGATTTCATTGCTCAGAAAATTAAAGAAGTGGCTAAGGCCAATGACATTGTCATGGTAGAAAATCGACCGTTAGCAAGAGCATTGTATCAGCAATCTGAAATCGATCAGCCGATTGATGAACAGTTTTATAAAGCGGTAGCAGAAGTTCTCGCCTATGTATATCGATTAGAGAAAAAAGTGTAA
- the flhF gene encoding flagellar biosynthesis protein FlhF: MKVKKFQAGTMPEVMKKVKQELGTDAVILNSKPIQVGGILGFFKKTEVEVIAAIEPAPRSIAKKISNDEATASSLKAESNVEVLKELQSLKMMLHRQMQQSASSETIEKVNQLLINQEVEPELARKITDQLLDLSGDEAQLDEQWDVLTKRVLQAKLSHLSFGEPSFKKKFIHLVGPTGVGKTTTVAKMAADAVLNRKLNVAFITTDTYRIAAIDQLKTYAKILDVPFEVAYSLDDYRKAREKLSDYDLVFIDTAGRNFRDEQYVRELKQLIHFSEDTETYLVLSLTAKYRDMTAIYDQFTGIPIEKLIFTKEDEAERVGGAVSMAVNHDIGIAYVTHGQNVPDDIKPASSEALIHSVMEGSING, encoded by the coding sequence ATGAAGGTAAAGAAATTTCAGGCTGGAACGATGCCGGAAGTGATGAAGAAGGTAAAGCAAGAATTAGGGACAGACGCCGTGATTTTAAATTCCAAGCCCATCCAAGTAGGTGGTATTCTCGGGTTCTTTAAAAAAACTGAAGTTGAAGTGATCGCCGCAATTGAACCTGCTCCAAGATCAATTGCGAAGAAGATATCAAATGATGAAGCGACAGCCTCTTCCTTAAAAGCGGAATCTAATGTTGAGGTGCTGAAAGAATTGCAGTCATTAAAGATGATGCTTCACAGGCAAATGCAACAGTCTGCTTCCTCAGAAACCATTGAAAAAGTCAATCAGCTTCTGATTAATCAGGAAGTTGAACCAGAGCTCGCCAGGAAAATTACAGACCAGCTTCTTGATCTATCAGGTGATGAAGCACAACTCGATGAGCAATGGGACGTCCTGACAAAGAGGGTTCTGCAGGCGAAATTATCGCATCTTTCATTTGGCGAACCGTCGTTTAAGAAGAAATTTATTCATCTGGTTGGACCTACAGGGGTAGGCAAGACGACGACCGTAGCTAAGATGGCTGCCGATGCCGTGTTAAACCGGAAACTTAACGTTGCTTTCATCACAACTGATACATACAGGATTGCAGCAATAGATCAGTTGAAGACATATGCGAAGATTTTAGATGTTCCGTTCGAGGTAGCTTATAGTTTGGATGACTATAGGAAGGCGAGAGAAAAGTTATCAGACTATGATTTAGTTTTTATCGATACCGCTGGACGCAATTTTCGCGATGAACAATATGTGAGGGAACTGAAGCAGTTGATTCACTTCTCTGAAGATACCGAAACCTATTTAGTTTTATCTCTTACGGCAAAATATCGAGATATGACAGCCATTTATGACCAGTTTACCGGGATTCCGATTGAGAAGCTTATTTTTACGAAGGAGGACGAAGCTGAACGTGTAGGTGGTGCCGTCAGTATGGCTGTGAATCATGATATTGGCATTGCTTATGTTACTCACGGTCAAAACGTGCCCGATGATATTAAGCCGGCGAGCAGCGAAGCTCTTATTCATTCAGTCATGGAGGGCAGCATCAATGGCTGA
- the fliR gene encoding flagellar biosynthetic protein FliR — MLDVLNLFNLPAFLLIFVRVTSFFVTLPIFSYRNVPTQHKVGFSFFLALLMYFTIEIPPIQVNETFILLLFKEAAVGLAIGLLAYIILTAIQIAGGFIDFQMGFAIANVIDPRTGAQSPLTGQYLYMITLLFILAVNGHHLMLDGVFYSYHLIPIDQFLPLEDEGWIMYIINAFNQMFVIAFLMAVPVVGCLFLVDVALGIVARTVPQLNVFVVGLPLKIFIAFVVLIIAMTFYIMLIRTLFETMLETMRGLMQIFGGA, encoded by the coding sequence ATGCTTGACGTATTAAATTTGTTTAATTTGCCAGCATTTCTATTAATCTTTGTCAGGGTTACTTCCTTTTTCGTTACCTTGCCGATTTTCTCTTATCGCAATGTCCCAACTCAGCATAAAGTAGGCTTCAGTTTTTTCCTGGCCCTGCTTATGTACTTTACTATTGAGATTCCTCCGATACAGGTAAATGAAACATTTATTCTGCTGTTGTTTAAGGAGGCGGCCGTCGGACTCGCAATTGGATTGTTAGCTTATATTATTTTAACGGCTATTCAAATTGCGGGAGGGTTTATAGATTTTCAGATGGGATTTGCCATTGCCAATGTCATCGACCCGCGTACAGGGGCCCAAAGTCCATTAACTGGTCAATACTTATATATGATTACCCTGCTGTTTATTCTGGCAGTGAACGGTCACCATCTTATGTTGGACGGAGTGTTTTACAGCTATCATTTAATTCCTATTGATCAGTTCCTTCCATTAGAAGATGAAGGGTGGATTATGTATATCATTAACGCTTTTAATCAAATGTTTGTGATTGCCTTTCTCATGGCGGTACCCGTTGTCGGCTGTTTGTTTCTGGTCGATGTGGCTCTTGGGATTGTGGCCCGGACAGTACCGCAGTTAAATGTGTTTGTAGTTGGTCTGCCTTTAAAAATCTTTATTGCGTTCGTTGTATTAATCATTGCAATGACCTTCTATATTATGCTGATCCGCACGTTGTTTGAAACGATGCTGGAAACGATGCGCGGGCTCATGCAAATTTTTGGAGGTGCGTGA